The sequence below is a genomic window from Ottowia sp. SB7-C50.
CCACAAGAACGCCGTGATCGCCCTCATCCCCGGCGCGCCGCACACGCTGCTGACGCTGCCGCCGGTGCAGGCGGTGACGGGCGGCTTTCTGCGCAGCGTGCTGGCGCGCTGAGGCGTCAGCGCAGCGCCTTCGCGTGGTGCGCGAAGTGGTCGCCGATGAAGCTGGCGATGAAGTAGTAGCTGTGATCGTAGCCCGGCTGCAGGCGCAGCGTGAGCGGGTGGCCGGCTTTTTCGCAGGCGGCCTTGAGCAGCTCGGGCTTGAGCTGGCCCGCCAGAAACTCGTCGCCCTCGCCCTGATCGACCAGCAGCGGCAAGCGCTCCTTGGCCGATGCGATCAGCTCCACGGTGTCGTGCGGCTTCCACGCCGCCACGTCGTCGCCCAGGTAGGCCTTGAACGCCTTCTGGCCCCAGGGCACCTGGGTGGGCGCGACGATGGGGGAGAACGCGCTCACGCTTTGATAGCGGCCGGGGTGGCGCAGCGCTAGCGTCAGTGCGCCGTGGCCGCCCATGCTGTGGCCAAAGATGCCGCGCGCCCGCGTGGCGGGAAAGTGCTGCTCGATCAGCGCGGGCAGTTCTTGCACCACATAGTCTTCCATGCGGAAATGCGGCGCCCAGGGCTGCTGCGTGGCGTTCAGGTAAAAGCCCGCGCCCTGGCCCAGGTCGTAGGCGTCGTCGTTGGCCACGCCTTCGCCGCGCGGGCTGGTGTCGGGCGCGACGATGATGAGGTTGTGCTCGGCGCCGAAGGGTTGCGCGCCGGCCTTGGTGATGAAGTTCTGCTCGGTGCAGGTCAGGCCCGACAGCCAGTACACCACCGGGCACTTTTCGCCCGCCAGCGCTTTCGGCGGCAGGTAGACGCCGACTTTCATGTCGGTGCCGGTGCTGCGGCTGGCGTGCTGCCACACTTCCTGGCGGCCGCCGAAACTGGCGTGGTGTTCGATGCGCTGCATGGATCGACTCCTTTCGATAGCTATAAAAAAAGAAGCTGCCGGCGCTTGCACATCAAGCGCTGGCAGCCGGTTTTTACCTGAACAATCAGGCGACGTAAGTGCCCTTGGCCTTGGCCGCGTGGGTGGCCAGGGCGTCCATCAGCGGCGGGTTCAGGCAGTCGTAGGTTTCCAGCCCCTTGGCCTTCAGGCCGGCGCGCACGTTGTCCATCTGGCTGGCGGGCGTGCCGCCTTCGATGCACGACGAGACGAACGCGGCAAAGCCGGCCGGCGCCCAGCCGTCATCGCTGGACAGTTCGGTGTGGATGAAGTCCAGCCCGTAGAACGGGTGGCCCGTATTTTCGATGCGGCCGAACATGTGCGTGCCGCAGGCGCTGCAGGCGTGGCGCTGGATGGCGGCGGACGCGTCGACCACCTTCAGCTTCTCGCCGTGCGCCGTCACCGTGACCTTGTCGCGCGGCACCACACCGACCACCGACAGGTGGGCGCCGGCGGGCTTCCAGCACTTGGTGCAGCCGCAGGCGTGGTTGTGCGCCACCTGGCTGTCCACGCGCACTTCGACCTGATCGCTGGCGCAGCGGCACTTGAGCGTGCCGCCGGCAAAGCCGTCCTTGGCGGGCTTGAGGCCGTTGTCGATGCTGGGATGAAGCGAAACGCCCATTTTTTGTCTCCTCGTCGAACCGCGCGGATCGGCCGCGCACCGTAATTCCGTTCGTGTCTTCAAAAGGCCGCGGAGCAGGCCACGCGCGGCAGCCGCGGAAGGGCTTGGCCCGCCCGCTGGCTGCGTCCCCCTTCAGGGGGAAGGCGCGCCAGCGCCACAGGGGGTCAGTAATGAACTACGCTGCGAATCGACTTGCCCGCGTGCATCAGGTCGAACGCTTCGTTGATGTCGGTCAGCGGCATGGTGTGGGTGACGAAGGGCTCCAGCTGAATCTTGCCCGCCATCGCGTCCTCGACCATGCCCGGCAGTTCGCTGCGCCCCTTCACGCCGCCAAAGGCCGTGCCCAGCCAGCGGCGGCCGGTCACCAACTGGAACGGACGCGTGCTGATTTCCTGCCCCGCGCCGGCCACGCCGATGATCACGCTCTGGCCCCAGCCGCGGTGCGCGCATTCCAGCGCGGCGCGCATGACCTGCACGTTGCCGATGCACTCGAAGCTGTGGTCCACGCCCCAGCCCGTCATGTCGACGATGACCTGCTGGATCGGCTTGTCGTGGTCCTTGGGGTTGACGCAGTCGGTGGCGCCAAAGGTCTTGGCCAGATCGAACTTGCCCGGGTTGGTGTCGATGGCGATGATGCGGCCCGCTTGCGCCATCTTGGCGCCCTGGATCACGGCCAGGCCGATACCCCCCAGGCCAAACACCGCCACGCTGTCGCCCGGCTGCACCTTGGCGGTGTTCTTGACCGCACCCAGGCCCGTGGTCACGCCGCAGCCCAGCAGGCACACCTGCTCGGGGTTGGCCTGGGGGTTGACCTTGGCCAGCGACACCTCGGCCACCACCGTGTATTCGCTGAACGTGCTGCAGCCCATGTAGTGGTAGATCGGCTGCCCGTTGTACGAAAAGCGCGTGGTGCCGTCGGGCATGACGCCCTTGCCCTGCGTGGCGCGCACCGCCGTGCACAGGTTGGTCTTGCCGCTCTTGCAGAACAGGCACTGGCCGCATTCGGCGGTGTAGAGCGGAATGACGTGGTCGCCCGGCTTGACGCTGGTCACGCCTTCGCCCACTTCGACCACGATGCCAGCGCCTTCGTGGCCCAGCACGGCAGGGAAGATGCCCTCGGGATCGTCGCCCGACAGGGTGAAGGCGTCGGTGTGGCAGACGCCGGTGTGGGTGATGCGGACCAGCACCTCGCCGGCCTTGGGCGGTGCCACGTCGATCTCGACGATCTGCAGGGGTTTGCCGGCTTCAAAGGCCACGGCGGCGCGGGATTTCATGGGGTCTCCTTTCGAGGCTTATTTCAGGTAGGTCTTGACGATGGACACCGTCTCGTCGATGGCGGCGTGCACGCGCGCATGCTCGGAATCGGGCGCGTCCGAGCCATCGCAATCCGCGTGGCCGAAGCTTTCGTACAGATGCCCTTCCAGCACGTCGGCCATCAGCCCGTTGACCGCGCCACGCATGGCCGCCAGTTGCTGCAGCACCGGGCCGCAGTCGGCGCCTTCCGCAATGGTGCGCTCCAGCGCCTCGGCCTGGCCACGGATGCGGCGCAGACGGGTGATGGCGCGTTTCTTGTCTTCGGGGGAATGGGGCATGGTGCTAGAGCCTTGATACTAAGGGGGAGTTTAAATCGCCCGGCGTTTGCTGGTCAATCCGTGTAAATCAACTCGCCACCCACAACCTAAACGAGCCTGCCACCGCGCGCAAGGATCACAGCCAGCACGCGACGGGTTAACCCTTGGCAACACCCCTACCACTTTCGGCTACATTTTGGCCAACATACTTATAGGGGTTACAGCATGACACGAGGCCGCGATATGAAGTGGGCGGGATGGGCTCTGGCGTTGGTGTGGGGCATGGGACACGGGTTTCACGCATCTGCAGCGACCGTGACGACGCCAGCGGGCACGATCACGGGCGCCAACGATGCTGCCGTGACGGATGCCTGGTATCGCACCAACGTTCGCAGCGGTGGCACCACCGGCATCACGGCTGACTACCCGCGCAGCGGAAACGGTTCGGCCTATCTGTACGGCATCGGCACGGGCAGTCCGAGCCCGGACAAGGCGGACTGGAAATACGTCAGCTCGGCCCCCACCGGCTTCGGCCCGCTCAGCCAGCTGACGGCCCTGAGCTACGACTGGTACCGCGACGGCAGCAGCACCGTACCGGACCACTTCCATCCTTCCGTGCGCATCACCCTGCAGGACGCGACAGATCCCGCCATCCGTCGCCGGTTGATTTTCGAACTGGCCTACAACCCGGCCGTCGCGCCTGTCGCCACCAACGCCTGGGTGACCCAGCCCGTGACCGACGCGTCCGTGGTCTGGAACACGGGCAACTCGTACCCCACCTTGGGCGCGTGCAAGGCCGCCACCGCGGCCACCGATTGCGATGGCGTGCTCGGCAGCGACCTGGTCATCGGACTGGAGTTCGGCATCGGATCAGGTTGGGCAAGAACGGCCACCGAGTTCTTCAAAGGCGCGGTCGACAACGTCGTGCTGACCATGAACGGCCAGGAAGTGCTCAACGCCAATTTCGAGCTGCCGCCGCAGGCCACGGTAGCCTGCGCGCCGCCCACGCTGTCCGACGCCACGGCCGAAGTGTCCACGTGCACGGTGACGTTGACGGCTGCGGCGTCCGCGGGCGGCCTGCCGGTCACCCTCACGCCTCCCACCGCTGACGCACGCTTCACGACGACCTGTGCATCGCCGATCACCATCGCCGAAGGCCAGA
It includes:
- the fghA gene encoding S-formylglutathione hydrolase, encoding MQRIEHHASFGGRQEVWQHASRSTGTDMKVGVYLPPKALAGEKCPVVYWLSGLTCTEQNFITKAGAQPFGAEHNLIIVAPDTSPRGEGVANDDAYDLGQGAGFYLNATQQPWAPHFRMEDYVVQELPALIEQHFPATRARGIFGHSMGGHGALTLALRHPGRYQSVSAFSPIVAPTQVPWGQKAFKAYLGDDVAAWKPHDTVELIASAKERLPLLVDQGEGDEFLAGQLKPELLKAACEKAGHPLTLRLQPGYDHSYYFIASFIGDHFAHHAKALR
- a CDS encoding IPTL-CTERM sorting domain-containing protein, with amino-acid sequence MTRGRDMKWAGWALALVWGMGHGFHASAATVTTPAGTITGANDAAVTDAWYRTNVRSGGTTGITADYPRSGNGSAYLYGIGTGSPSPDKADWKYVSSAPTGFGPLSQLTALSYDWYRDGSSTVPDHFHPSVRITLQDATDPAIRRRLIFELAYNPAVAPVATNAWVTQPVTDASVVWNTGNSYPTLGACKAATAATDCDGVLGSDLVIGLEFGIGSGWARTATEFFKGAVDNVVLTMNGQEVLNANFELPPQATVACAPPTLSDATAEVSTCTVTLTAAASAGGLPVTLTPPTADARFTTTCASPITIAEGQTTATCTITSVANTAVGDGDAVVTLALAEGTGYVLGTPSSATVTIQDKSVATPTPTEPRTPVSVPTLSEFGLAALAAALGASAMVRRRRRKA
- a CDS encoding metal-sensing transcriptional repressor, producing MPHSPEDKKRAITRLRRIRGQAEALERTIAEGADCGPVLQQLAAMRGAVNGLMADVLEGHLYESFGHADCDGSDAPDSEHARVHAAIDETVSIVKTYLK
- a CDS encoding S-(hydroxymethyl)glutathione dehydrogenase/class III alcohol dehydrogenase, whose amino-acid sequence is MKSRAAVAFEAGKPLQIVEIDVAPPKAGEVLVRITHTGVCHTDAFTLSGDDPEGIFPAVLGHEGAGIVVEVGEGVTSVKPGDHVIPLYTAECGQCLFCKSGKTNLCTAVRATQGKGVMPDGTTRFSYNGQPIYHYMGCSTFSEYTVVAEVSLAKVNPQANPEQVCLLGCGVTTGLGAVKNTAKVQPGDSVAVFGLGGIGLAVIQGAKMAQAGRIIAIDTNPGKFDLAKTFGATDCVNPKDHDKPIQQVIVDMTGWGVDHSFECIGNVQVMRAALECAHRGWGQSVIIGVAGAGQEISTRPFQLVTGRRWLGTAFGGVKGRSELPGMVEDAMAGKIQLEPFVTHTMPLTDINEAFDLMHAGKSIRSVVHY
- the gfa gene encoding S-(hydroxymethyl)glutathione synthase translates to MGVSLHPSIDNGLKPAKDGFAGGTLKCRCASDQVEVRVDSQVAHNHACGCTKCWKPAGAHLSVVGVVPRDKVTVTAHGEKLKVVDASAAIQRHACSACGTHMFGRIENTGHPFYGLDFIHTELSSDDGWAPAGFAAFVSSCIEGGTPASQMDNVRAGLKAKGLETYDCLNPPLMDALATHAAKAKGTYVA